A window of the Bacteroides thetaiotaomicron VPI-5482 genome harbors these coding sequences:
- the susE gene encoding starch-binding outer membrane protein SusE yields MKKISNILLAVTFALPLFTACETDNDSNPILNEPDTFTLNTPAYAANNVYDLKNAQTVELTCSQPDYGFPAATTYTVQASFEQDFIEATDESKANYTVLESTSPTAKINVDASELNNALLDLWTAVNGEQAELPTEPVAVYIRLKANITSSGKGVCFSNVIELPNVLISKSTSSLTPPKTMFIVGSMLDTDWKVWKPMAGVYGMDGQFYSMIYFDANSEFKFGTKENEYIGINDNRVTVTDKAGAGVSGSDNFVVENAGWYLFYVKAAVKGDDYQFTITFYPAEVYLFGNTTGGSWAFNDEWKFTVPATKDGNFVSPAMTASGEVRMCFKTDLDWWRTEFTLHDGEIFYRDFNLIDSWTEKGDGYSIQGSAGNVIHLNFTAGTGEKK; encoded by the coding sequence ATGAAAAAAATATCCAACATATTACTCGCTGTCACCTTCGCACTGCCTCTATTTACGGCCTGCGAAACAGACAATGACAGCAATCCGATCCTGAACGAACCCGATACATTCACGCTCAATACGCCCGCGTATGCAGCCAACAATGTATATGACCTGAAGAATGCCCAAACTGTAGAACTCACTTGTTCGCAACCGGACTACGGTTTTCCGGCAGCTACCACCTACACGGTACAAGCCTCATTTGAACAGGATTTCATAGAAGCGACAGATGAGAGCAAAGCCAACTATACAGTGTTGGAAAGCACCTCCCCGACAGCAAAGATCAATGTGGATGCTTCCGAACTCAACAATGCGCTTCTCGACTTGTGGACGGCCGTGAACGGAGAGCAGGCAGAACTCCCTACCGAACCGGTAGCTGTATATATCCGCCTGAAGGCCAACATCACAAGCAGTGGAAAAGGAGTATGTTTTTCCAATGTGATTGAGTTACCCAACGTTCTGATTTCCAAGAGCACCAGCTCATTGACACCTCCCAAGACAATGTTCATTGTAGGTTCTATGCTGGATACCGACTGGAAAGTATGGAAACCGATGGCAGGTGTCTACGGTATGGACGGTCAGTTCTATTCAATGATTTACTTCGATGCCAACTCCGAGTTCAAGTTCGGAACAAAGGAAAACGAGTATATCGGTATTAACGACAACCGCGTGACGGTTACCGACAAAGCCGGAGCAGGAGTCAGCGGCAGTGACAACTTCGTCGTAGAAAACGCCGGATGGTATCTCTTCTACGTCAAAGCGGCTGTCAAAGGGGATGATTATCAGTTTACCATTACTTTCTACCCAGCTGAAGTGTATTTGTTCGGTAACACAACCGGCGGTTCATGGGCATTCAACGACGAATGGAAGTTTACGGTTCCCGCCACCAAAGACGGTAACTTCGTATCTCCTGCCATGACTGCAAGCGGAGAAGTCCGTATGTGCTTCAAGACAGACCTCGACTGGTGGAGAACTGAGTTTACACTCCATGACGGTGAAATCTTCTATCGTGATTTCAACCTTATTGACAGTTGGACAGAAAAGGGAGACGGTTATTCCATACAGGGTTCAGCCGGCAATGTGATCCATCTGAACTTCACGGCAGGTACAGGAGAAAAGAAGTAA
- the susD gene encoding starch-binding outer membrane lipoprotein SusD: MKTKYIKQLFSAALIAVLSSGVTSCINDLDISPIDPQTGGSFDQQGVFVKGYAMLGVTGQKGIDGSPDLDGQDEGESGFYRTTFNCNELPTDECLWAWQENQDIPQLTSISWSPSSQRTEWVYVRLGYDITQYNFFLDQTEGMTDAETLRQRAEIRFLRALHYWYFLDLFGKAPFKEHFSNDLPVEKKGTELYTYIQNELNEIEADMYEPRQAPFGRADKAANWLLRARLYLNAGVYTGQTDYAKAEEYASKVIGSAYKLCTNYSELFMADNDENENAMQEIILPIRQDGVKTRNYGGSTYLVCGTRVAGMPRMGTTNGWSCIFARAAMVQKFFSNLEDVPMLPADVEIPTKGLDTDEQIDAFDAEHGIRTEDMIKAAGDDRALLYSGVGGGRRKIQTDAISGFTDGLSIVKWQNYRSDGKPVSHATYPDTDIPLFRLAEAYLTRAEAIFRQGGDATGDINELRKRANCTRKVQTVTEQELIDEWAREFYLEGRRRSDLVRFGMFTTNKYLWDWKGGAMNGTSVASYYNKYPIPVSDINNNRNMSQNEGYK, from the coding sequence ATGAAAACAAAATATATCAAACAGCTATTTTCAGCCGCACTGATCGCAGTTCTCTCTTCGGGAGTAACTTCATGTATCAACGATCTGGATATTAGTCCCATCGACCCTCAGACAGGAGGTAGTTTCGACCAGCAGGGAGTATTTGTGAAAGGATATGCCATGTTGGGTGTAACCGGACAAAAGGGTATCGACGGCTCTCCTGACCTCGACGGACAGGACGAAGGCGAATCCGGTTTCTATCGTACCACTTTCAACTGCAACGAACTGCCTACCGACGAATGTCTTTGGGCATGGCAGGAGAATCAGGACATCCCCCAGCTTACAAGCATTAGCTGGAGTCCTTCCAGCCAGCGCACAGAGTGGGTTTACGTCCGTTTGGGATATGACATCACACAATATAACTTCTTCCTCGACCAGACCGAAGGCATGACAGATGCAGAAACACTGCGCCAACGTGCGGAAATACGTTTCCTGCGTGCCCTCCATTATTGGTACTTCCTCGACTTGTTCGGTAAAGCTCCGTTTAAGGAACACTTTAGCAATGACTTGCCTGTCGAGAAGAAGGGGACGGAACTCTATACCTACATTCAGAATGAACTGAACGAAATTGAAGCTGATATGTATGAGCCTCGCCAGGCTCCCTTCGGACGTGCAGACAAAGCCGCCAACTGGTTGCTCCGCGCACGTTTGTACCTGAACGCAGGCGTATACACCGGACAAACCGATTATGCAAAAGCGGAAGAATATGCCAGCAAAGTGATTGGCTCAGCATATAAGCTATGTACAAATTACAGCGAACTGTTTATGGCCGATAACGACGAGAATGAAAATGCCATGCAGGAAATCATTCTGCCTATCCGTCAGGATGGAGTGAAGACACGTAACTATGGCGGTTCAACTTATCTGGTTTGTGGTACTCGTGTAGCCGGTATGCCCCGTATGGGAACAACGAACGGTTGGTCCTGTATCTTTGCCCGTGCAGCAATGGTACAAAAGTTCTTCTCCAATCTCGAAGATGTGCCGATGCTGCCCGCCGATGTTGAAATTCCGACCAAAGGCTTAGATACAGATGAGCAGATCGATGCTTTCGATGCAGAACACGGCATCAGAACAGAAGACATGATCAAAGCTGCCGGTGACGACCGTGCCTTGCTATACTCTGGTGTAGGAGGCGGCAGACGCAAAATTCAGACAGATGCGATCAGCGGATTCACCGATGGCTTGTCGATTGTAAAATGGCAGAATTACCGCTCTGACGGAAAACCCGTCAGCCATGCTACTTATCCTGACACAGATATTCCTTTGTTCCGTTTGGCAGAAGCATACCTGACACGTGCGGAAGCCATTTTCCGTCAGGGAGGAGACGCCACAGGAGACATCAATGAACTTCGCAAACGCGCCAACTGTACAAGAAAGGTACAGACCGTAACCGAACAGGAACTTATCGACGAATGGGCACGTGAATTCTATCTGGAAGGTCGCCGTCGTTCAGACTTGGTTCGTTTCGGTATGTTCACAACCAATAAATATCTTTGGGACTGGAAAGGTGGAGCAATGAACGGAACATCTGTCGCTTCATACTACAACAAATATCCTATCCCTGTATCGGATATAAACAATAACAGGAATATGTCACAAAATGAAGGCTATAAATAA